The following coding sequences lie in one Anguilla rostrata isolate EN2019 chromosome 8, ASM1855537v3, whole genome shotgun sequence genomic window:
- the ncdn gene encoding neurochondrin, with product MAETGNHMGHECTGSPHPERRLTYSGLTQAQQDMLERCMHALTHAKNDSHTLAALLLITRVCPANQLDSATLRRVFEAVGLGLPARLLVTAVQGGTGSGLPAEELLSLGTALLAALSTDQDMATQPQLLSTIPLLLGLLADGPGWTPHRKPQGQESEKGQPSEENRMNGVGLQGRGAEPHTDPEGPELNGSTSNPGEPGERQSPEGSVGPSRGVGRAAARPPGPAAGLDEALAADCYQVLSMVCASARGPEQLLSRGAVPALCRAVDQNQTLSREKGLPLLGHLLSSRVRPSAWSKHPAELLSLLTAVSAEFCQASQQDRLEMCTRVPQFLPPSATVIESGLRSIVSQLWGALGPFVQAKITPVHLGPVLVLSACLLDLYGWDLVGPPKLCCLLVNRACVEVRMGLEEYPATHLSPVQQQVLSACYRIMEAAMEQACSQGLVQDTAQPQTAISGLSLQQSRQVLGVLEEAFSAVIYYLQQVGQTHHGDPFLFASFRSLCAWLAEETSCLKEEVIALLPFLINYAKGHLEGEGPDKGLSDWMSKMSVSDATQGGAWSREDAFRYLLPALCHLSAEEGPRQVLLGLDTPALLVGFLERRWGALRGRGGGAGTRDPSMETACSSLLNFAITEADRVRKDPCFLSLQSLLSDALPVLLHKPRLLVLAANFCTLGLMIGRLKPASKGPADLVQRRFFTAALRFLGGALSGGSGAAEVSAVWAEWWEEAAELWRLGLQALAGCVQAQPWLAAVAREGGWLADTLALLASCSALPDAHSQGALEEALVSLAQQCPLCREEIRAVMVENRGTLQSMVRLQGALAD from the exons ATGGCTGAAACTGGGAATCATATGGGCCATGAGTGCACTGGCTCTCCACACCCCGAGCGGAGGTTGACCTACAGTGGCCTGACTCAAGCCCAGCAAGACATGCTGGAACGCTGTATGCACGCGCTAACTCACGCCAAGAACGACAGCCACACATTGGCTGCGCTGCTTCTG ATCACACGTGTGTGTCCAGCAAATCAGTTGGACAGTGCAACACTGAGGCGTGTGTTTGAGGCGGTAGGTCTGGGTCTACCAGCACGCCTGCTGGTGACAGCAGTGCAGGGAGGCACAGGCTCAGGACTCCCTGCCGAAGAGCTGCTGTCCCTGGGCACTGCCCTCCTGGCTGCTCTCAGCACTGACCAGGACATGGCCACACAGCCGCAGCTCCTCAGCACTATTCCACTGTTGTTAGGCCTGCTAGCAGACGGGCCCGGCTGGACTCCTCATAGGAAGCCACAAGGCCAGGAGTCTGAGAAGGGTCAGCCTTCAGAGGAAAATCGCATGAACGGTGTGGGTCTGCAAGGACGGGGGgctgaaccacacacagacccagaaGGGCCTGAATTAAATGGGAGCACGTCAAACCCTGGAGAGCCAGGCGAGCGTCAGAGTCCAGAGGGGTCCGTTGGCCCCAGCAGAGGTGTGGGCAGGGCAGCTGCGCGACCTCCCGGCCCGGCTGCAGGTCTGGACGAGGCCCTGGCTGCGGACTGCTACCAGGTCCTGAGCATGGTGTGCGCCTCGGCCAGGGGCCCGGAGCAGCTCCTGTCCCGAGGGGCGGTGCCAGCACTATGCAGGGCTGTGGATCAGAATCAAACCCTCAGCCGGGAGAAGGGACTGCCGCTGCTTGGCCACCTGCTCTCAAGCCGCGTCCGACCCTCGGCCTGGAGCAAACACCCCGCCGAGCTCCTGTCCCTGCTGACTGCTGTCTCTGCAGAGTTTTGCCAGGCATCGCAACAGGACCGGCTGGAGATGTGCACCCGGGTGCCACAGTTCTTGCCCCCTTCTGCCACTGTGATAGAGAGCGGGCTCAGGTCGATTGTAAGCCAGCTGTGGGGGGCACTCGGGCCCTTTGTGCAGGCCAAAATCACCCCGGTGCACCTCGGTCCAGTTCTGGtactgtctgcctgcctgttggACCTGTATGGCTGGGATCTAGTGGGTCCACCGAAGCTCTGTTGCCTGCTAGTGAACAGAGCCTGTGTGGAAGTGCGGATGGGCCTGGAGGAATATCCCGCCACACACCTGTCCCCTGTGCAGCAGCAGGTGCTCTCCGCCTGCTACCGCATCATGGAGGCTGCCATGGAGCAGGCCTGCAGCCAGGGCCTGGTCCAAGACACTGCCCAGCCACAGACTGCCATCTCTGGACTGAGTCTGCAGCAGAGCAGGCAGGTTCTGGGGGTCCTGGAGGAAGCCTTCTCTGCAGTCATCTACTATCTGCAACAG GTTGGTCAAACTCACCATGGTGACCCTTTCCTCTTTGCCTCCTTTCGCTCACTTTGTGCCTGGCTGGCAGAGGAAACTTCCTGTCTCAAAGAGGAAGTCATTGCCCTCTTGCCTTTCCTCATTAACTATGCCAAAGGACATCTGGAAGGAGAGGGTCCTGACAAGGGCCTGTCTGATTGGATGTCAAAGATGTCTGTGAGTGATGCCACACAGGGCGGGGCCTGGTCACGCGAGGATGCTTTCAG atatctgcttcctgctctgtgtcacCTGTCAGCAGAAGAGGGGCCGAGGCAGGTGCTGCTTGGCCTGGACACCCCGGCCCTGCTGGTGGGCTTCCTGGAGCGTCGCTGGGGCGCCCtgaggggcagagggggcggggccgggaccCGTGATCCCAGCATGGAGACGGCCTGCTCCTCTTTGCTCAACTTCGCCATCACAGAGGCAGACAGAGTCAG GAAGGATccatgttttctctctctccaatctCTGTTGAGCgatgcacttcctgtcctcctGCACAAGCCACGCCTACTCGTCCTTGCAGCTAATTTCTGCACGCTGGGACTGATGATTGGCAGGCTGAAACCTGCTTCCAAAG gtcCAGCAGACCTGGTTCAGCGGCGGTTTTTCACCGCGGCCCTGCGCTTCCTGGGGGGGGCCCTAAGCGGCGGCTCGGGGGCGGCTGAAGTGAGCGCGGTGTGGGCGGAGTGGTGGGAGGAGGCGGCTGAGCTGTGGAGGCTGGGGCTCCAGGCGCTCGCCGGCTGCGTGCAGGCCCAGCCCTGGCTGGCTGCCGTGGCCAGGGAGGGCGGCTGGCTGGCAGACACCCTGGCCCTGCTGGCGTCCTGCAGCGCGCTGCCTGATGCCCACTCCCAGGGGGCGCTAGAGGAGGCGCTTGTTTCACTGGCGCAGCAGTGCCCACTCTGTAGAGAGGAGATCCGCGCCGTCATGGTGGAGAACAGAGGAACGCTGCAGAGCATGGTCCgactgcagggggcgctggcaGACTGA